One stretch of Prochlorococcus marinus XMU1402 DNA includes these proteins:
- the rsmG gene encoding 16S rRNA (guanine(527)-N(7))-methyltransferase RsmG, whose protein sequence is MKKQNIPEEILSLITEEEINLFQELQIKIKELNNKTNLTRLTDGDDYWVSQVFDSIWPFKAFTNINFDNKKFLDIGSGCGFPGLAYAITHPNSEIYLIDSLKKKTDAIKILVEQINFKNNIHVINDRIENLAHQLSMRNNFNIATTRAVSNPSTVSEYILPMLKKEGFGVLYCGKWTNQESKNLDKTLEILEGKVKDKKEILLPRNKGTRNIILIQPKNFCPEIYPRKVGKPEKNPL, encoded by the coding sequence ATGAAAAAACAAAACATTCCAGAAGAAATTCTTTCCTTAATAACTGAAGAAGAAATAAATTTATTTCAAGAGTTACAAATTAAAATTAAAGAATTAAATAATAAGACCAATCTCACAAGATTAACTGATGGTGATGATTATTGGGTATCTCAAGTTTTTGACAGCATTTGGCCATTCAAAGCTTTCACGAATATTAATTTTGATAATAAAAAATTTTTAGATATTGGATCAGGCTGTGGCTTCCCAGGTTTAGCTTATGCAATAACTCATCCTAATTCTGAGATTTACCTAATTGATTCTTTGAAAAAGAAAACAGATGCAATAAAAATTTTAGTTGAGCAGATCAATTTCAAAAACAATATTCATGTAATCAATGATCGTATTGAGAATTTAGCCCACCAACTGTCAATGAGAAATAATTTTAATATTGCAACAACTAGAGCGGTTAGTAATCCATCAACAGTTTCAGAATATATACTACCAATGTTAAAAAAAGAAGGGTTTGGAGTTTTATATTGTGGCAAATGGACGAATCAAGAAAGCAAAAATCTAGATAAAACTTTAGAAATATTAGAAGGGAAAGTTAAAGATAAAAAAGAGATACTATTACCAAGAAATAAAGGCACCCGAAATATTATTCTTATTCAACCAAAGAATTTTTGTCCTGAAATTTACCCAAGAAAAGTTGGCAAACCTGAAAAAAATCCATTATGA
- a CDS encoding DUF2997 domain-containing protein, whose product MPQKTLRFKIHQDGRVEETVEGFIGNSCNEATKNLENALGKVTVMNKTSDAFLSNQSENLTQLNNESNVTF is encoded by the coding sequence ATGCCTCAAAAAACATTGAGATTCAAAATTCATCAAGACGGAAGGGTTGAAGAGACTGTTGAGGGATTTATTGGTAATTCATGCAATGAAGCTACAAAGAATCTCGAAAACGCTCTCGGTAAAGTAACAGTAATGAATAAAACATCTGATGCTTTCCTCTCTAATCAAAGTGAAAACTTAACACAATTAAATAACGAATCTAATGTCACATTTTAG
- the bioD gene encoding dethiobiotin synthase, with the protein MRIQDSIFKFIICGTDTDIGKTLISSFFVKGLNSFYWKPIQSGIESQTDSQTVEQLAQVSKEKIIKEAYVFTKPLSPHWAAEIDQKAINFDKLRLPKVQGPLIIETAGGLMVPITRNFLQIDQIKEWNLPVILVCKSSLGTLNHTLLSIEALKRRNIEILGLVVNGEKHLDNPKTLVDFSGIPLIAEFPYIKKMDSNNLDILWKELDIKNKLISLLNSKIS; encoded by the coding sequence ATGAGGATTCAGGATAGTATTTTCAAATTTATAATTTGTGGAACAGATACTGATATTGGAAAAACTTTAATAAGCTCTTTTTTCGTTAAAGGATTAAATTCCTTTTATTGGAAACCTATTCAAAGTGGGATTGAATCGCAAACTGATAGTCAAACTGTAGAACAACTTGCACAAGTAAGTAAAGAGAAAATAATCAAAGAAGCTTATGTCTTTACAAAACCTCTTTCTCCGCATTGGGCTGCTGAAATAGATCAAAAAGCTATTAACTTTGACAAGTTGAGATTGCCAAAAGTACAAGGGCCACTAATTATAGAAACTGCAGGTGGATTAATGGTTCCAATAACACGCAATTTTTTGCAAATAGATCAAATAAAAGAATGGAATCTTCCGGTAATACTTGTATGTAAGAGCTCACTTGGTACTCTTAACCATACCCTGCTTAGTATTGAGGCCTTAAAACGAAGAAATATTGAGATTTTAGGTTTAGTAGTCAATGGCGAAAAACACCTAGATAATCCAAAAACTCTAGTTGATTTTAGTGGTATTCCTTTAATTGCTGAATTTCCTTACATCAAAAAAATGGACTCAAATAATTTAGATATACTATGGAAAGAACTAGACATCAAGAATAAGTTGATCTCACTATTAAACTCAAAAATAAGTTAA
- a CDS encoding J domain-containing protein, whose amino-acid sequence MKRETSYYKILGVNENASNHELRKAFCKLSIELHPDTTSLEIDVAKSKFQEVLEAYEHLNNSNLRKIYDDKLKENSRIKNNTNVLNNLVIDSNNQNLIGNRRPFSNGELFSLFLLIIIISISLIGSIFIASITGKELETIPLWLIK is encoded by the coding sequence TTGAAAAGGGAAACTTCCTATTACAAAATTTTAGGTGTAAATGAAAATGCATCCAATCATGAATTAAGAAAGGCATTTTGTAAACTTTCTATTGAGTTGCATCCCGATACAACTTCATTAGAAATAGACGTTGCTAAAAGTAAATTTCAAGAAGTTCTTGAAGCTTATGAACATTTAAATAATAGTAATTTAAGGAAAATATATGATGACAAACTAAAAGAAAACTCTAGGATTAAAAATAATACTAATGTTTTAAATAATTTAGTAATCGATTCTAATAATCAAAATTTAATAGGAAATAGAAGACCTTTTTCGAATGGAGAATTGTTTTCTTTGTTCCTTTTAATTATCATCATTTCTATAAGTTTAATTGGTTCGATTTTTATTGCTTCTATTACTGGAAAAGAATTAGAGACAATACCGCTTTGGCTAATTAAATAA
- a CDS encoding DUF1257 domain-containing protein, which translates to MSHFSTIKTQLKEAEPLIKALNHFGYSINQEDKFVKGYKGQFTAVDISMNLPGDTQVGFKWDNNSNAYELVTDLDLWKFEIPVERFISKVTQMYAYQTIVSKTQEDGYQIVEQKNKNDGSIELVLTKWEN; encoded by the coding sequence ATGTCACATTTTAGTACGATTAAAACCCAGCTCAAAGAAGCAGAGCCATTAATTAAAGCTTTAAATCATTTCGGTTATAGTATTAATCAAGAAGATAAGTTTGTAAAAGGATATAAAGGTCAATTCACAGCCGTTGATATAAGCATGAATTTACCTGGTGATACCCAAGTTGGATTTAAATGGGATAATAATTCTAATGCATATGAATTAGTTACTGACCTTGATCTATGGAAATTTGAGATTCCAGTAGAAAGATTTATCTCTAAAGTTACACAAATGTATGCTTACCAAACAATTGTTTCTAAAACTCAAGAAGATGGATATCAAATCGTAGAGCAAAAAAATAAAAATGATGGTTCTATTGAATTGGTCTTAACTAAGTGGGAAAACTAA
- a CDS encoding HEAT repeat domain-containing protein has product MTQNKDPKKESLAEIAVDPDILAKELALEIEIDPLEQIDEDNFSKGLNITQECNEALKMLEGNREERIQGLRIFCEYRDKRSFPLLLPLLDQPCPVERMSAVYALGRNPCPSAVKKLVSLLETDDNAYVRRATAWSLANYDDQIVLKPLISALKNDVAAVRLWSSSSLAEIGNVSFENAQLAAEQLFISLKIDNESGVRSNCIWSLCRLYEKLDNTYQESFVDECTKIALFDKEPSVMEEAKTALDSMGMQGFYN; this is encoded by the coding sequence ATGACACAAAATAAGGATCCTAAAAAAGAAAGCCTTGCTGAAATTGCAGTTGATCCAGATATTTTGGCTAAAGAATTGGCTTTAGAGATTGAAATAGATCCTTTAGAGCAAATTGATGAAGATAATTTTTCAAAAGGTTTAAACATAACTCAAGAGTGCAATGAAGCTTTAAAAATGCTTGAAGGCAACAGAGAAGAGAGAATACAAGGCTTAAGAATATTTTGTGAATATAGAGATAAAAGATCTTTCCCCCTTTTGTTACCATTACTCGATCAACCTTGTCCTGTTGAGAGAATGAGTGCAGTATATGCTTTAGGTCGTAATCCATGCCCTAGCGCAGTTAAGAAACTTGTCAGTCTATTGGAGACTGATGATAATGCTTATGTGAGAAGGGCAACTGCGTGGAGCTTAGCTAATTATGATGACCAAATTGTTTTAAAGCCATTAATTAGTGCTTTAAAGAATGATGTGGCTGCAGTAAGGTTATGGTCATCTAGTTCTTTAGCTGAAATTGGAAATGTTTCTTTCGAAAACGCTCAGTTAGCAGCAGAACAACTTTTTATAAGTTTAAAGATTGATAATGAATCTGGTGTAAGAAGTAATTGCATCTGGTCATTGTGCAGGCTGTATGAAAAATTAGATAATACATATCAAGAAAGTTTCGTTGATGAATGTACCAAAATAGCCCTTTTCGATAAGGAGCCATCTGTTATGGAAGAAGCAAAAACAGCCTTGGATTCAATGGGTATGCAAGGTTTTTATAATTAA
- a CDS encoding ferredoxin, giving the protein MDFTDPFHNTEENIEITGYEPVLGGKLAEKAVWVDEAKCIGCQYCVHVASNTFTVDEFHGRSRAIRQDGDSSDVIQEAIDTCPVDCIHWVKFEELDDLENSLDRDMFQTFGKPPRMNKH; this is encoded by the coding sequence ATGGATTTTACGGATCCATTTCATAATACCGAAGAAAATATTGAGATTACAGGCTATGAGCCCGTTTTGGGTGGTAAGTTAGCCGAAAAAGCTGTATGGGTTGATGAAGCAAAGTGTATTGGTTGTCAGTACTGTGTTCACGTCGCTTCGAACACTTTCACTGTTGATGAATTTCATGGTAGAAGTCGAGCTATTAGGCAAGATGGAGATAGCTCTGATGTTATACAAGAAGCAATAGATACATGCCCTGTTGATTGTATTCATTGGGTCAAATTCGAAGAATTAGATGATCTAGAGAATAGTCTCGATAGGGATATGTTTCAAACATTTGGAAAGCCACCGAGAATGAATAAGCACTAA
- a CDS encoding high light inducible protein: protein MIKPEIVPKRKLPRYGFHFYNERLNGRMAMIGFIALILTEFFLKHGLLLW, encoded by the coding sequence ATGATTAAGCCAGAGATTGTTCCCAAAAGAAAATTACCTCGTTATGGATTCCATTTTTATAATGAAAGACTTAATGGAAGAATGGCCATGATTGGATTTATTGCACTTATTCTTACAGAATTCTTTTTAAAACATGGTTTGCTGTTATGGTAA
- a CDS encoding aminotransferase class I/II-fold pyridoxal phosphate-dependent enzyme has product MKKVKIPKNRIRELKTFSLGKKSFELLSLNSQNKKLIDLCSNDYFGLSRDKDLIKAAYEISLLEGFGSGSSRFITGSRPIHKLLETELAKWLDQEKVLLFPSGFQANIAAIQALANRNSIVIADKLIHNSLLVGVKAAQAKLVRFSHNNLKDLEDKIIKSNPTKNSILVVVESLYSMEGSIAPLREITEICKKNSVQLLVDEAHAIGILGPEGRGLSFNCRSDITMITGTFGKAFGSGGAFIASNSEIGEYLIQTSGAFRYTTALAPSLAAGALEGLKKILENKEWGNDLLSSANVWKDEIIKNFSFPVQGDFHILSIIVGQEEKAIYLQKYLEEKGFLAIAIRPPTVPVGQSRIRITIRRNLDFNLLNNFIAVLKEFK; this is encoded by the coding sequence ATGAAAAAAGTAAAAATTCCAAAAAATAGAATCCGTGAATTAAAAACATTTTCTTTAGGTAAAAAATCCTTCGAACTTCTAAGTTTAAATTCGCAAAATAAAAAACTTATAGACTTATGCAGTAATGATTATTTTGGATTAAGCAGGGACAAGGATTTAATAAAAGCTGCTTACGAAATAAGCTTGTTAGAAGGCTTTGGTTCAGGAAGCTCTAGGTTTATTACAGGTTCAAGACCAATCCATAAATTATTAGAAACAGAACTTGCCAAGTGGCTTGATCAAGAGAAAGTATTACTTTTCCCAAGCGGATTTCAAGCAAATATAGCCGCTATCCAGGCTTTAGCAAACAGAAATAGTATCGTAATAGCAGATAAATTGATCCATAACTCTTTATTGGTTGGAGTCAAAGCTGCTCAAGCAAAACTAGTTCGATTCTCACACAATAATTTAAAAGATTTAGAAGATAAAATTATTAAATCTAACCCCACAAAAAATTCCATTTTAGTTGTTGTTGAATCTCTTTATAGCATGGAGGGATCAATTGCCCCGCTCAGAGAAATAACGGAAATTTGCAAAAAAAATAGTGTACAATTATTAGTTGACGAAGCTCATGCAATTGGAATCTTGGGACCTGAAGGCAGGGGTTTAAGTTTTAATTGTCGTTCAGATATAACTATGATTACTGGAACTTTTGGAAAAGCATTTGGAAGCGGTGGAGCTTTCATAGCTTCCAATTCAGAGATTGGAGAATATCTTATCCAAACAAGTGGTGCATTTAGGTATACAACCGCACTTGCGCCATCTTTAGCTGCTGGGGCGCTAGAAGGTTTAAAAAAAATTTTAGAAAATAAAGAATGGGGGAATGATTTGTTATCTTCTGCAAATGTATGGAAAGATGAAATTATTAAAAATTTTAGTTTTCCAGTTCAGGGAGATTTTCACATTTTATCAATTATTGTTGGCCAAGAAGAGAAAGCAATTTATCTACAAAAATATCTCGAAGAAAAAGGGTTTTTAGCAATTGCGATAAGACCTCCAACTGTTCCAGTGGGGCAATCAAGAATCAGAATAACAATACGAAGAAACTTAGACTTTAATCTGCTAAATAATTTCATTGCAGTATTAAAAGAGTTTAAATGA
- the rlmN gene encoding 23S rRNA (adenine(2503)-C(2))-methyltransferase RlmN: MKNLLGSSIKDLENIALDYGQAAFRGRQIYSWIYNYKNKNKNIEQIEVLPLDFRKKLKDDGFKVNELCFQEKILANDGTLKLLLSTGDHESIECVGIPTEKRLTACLSSQVGCPMDCKFCATGKEGLKRSLKASEILDQILFIENVMNRKVTNIVFMGMGEPLLNIEQLLLSIRSINEDFQISQRKITVSTVAVPKMISKLSEKSFQILGNCQFTLAISLHASNQKIRETIIPSAKNYKIRNIIEDSKQFVKDTGRRVSFEYLMLSGVNDKLEHANELTNLLKGFQCHVNLIQYNQIDEVEFKRVSLKNLQLFQSRLSNNGIAVSLRKSRGLDKNAACGQLRQNAKNK, from the coding sequence TTGAAAAATCTTCTTGGAAGTAGTATTAAAGATTTAGAAAATATAGCTTTAGATTATGGTCAGGCTGCTTTTAGAGGACGCCAAATTTACAGTTGGATATATAATTATAAAAATAAGAATAAAAATATAGAACAAATAGAAGTTTTACCTTTAGATTTTAGAAAAAAATTAAAGGATGATGGTTTTAAAGTAAACGAACTTTGTTTTCAAGAAAAAATATTGGCTAATGATGGCACTCTAAAGTTATTACTTTCTACAGGTGATCATGAAAGTATTGAATGTGTCGGCATACCAACTGAAAAAAGACTAACTGCATGTCTTTCGAGTCAAGTTGGATGCCCTATGGACTGTAAATTTTGCGCGACTGGGAAAGAAGGATTGAAGAGATCTTTAAAAGCGAGTGAAATCCTAGATCAAATTTTATTTATTGAAAATGTAATGAATAGAAAAGTGACTAATATTGTGTTCATGGGAATGGGTGAACCATTGTTGAATATTGAACAATTGCTTCTTTCAATAAGATCCATAAACGAGGATTTTCAGATTAGTCAGAGAAAGATAACTGTAAGCACAGTTGCTGTTCCAAAAATGATAAGTAAATTATCAGAAAAGTCTTTTCAAATTTTAGGTAATTGTCAATTTACATTAGCAATAAGCCTACATGCTTCAAACCAAAAAATAAGAGAAACGATAATACCAAGTGCTAAAAACTACAAGATCAGAAACATAATTGAAGATTCTAAGCAATTTGTAAAAGATACTGGTCGGAGGGTAAGTTTTGAATATCTAATGCTTAGTGGGGTTAATGATAAGTTAGAACATGCTAATGAATTGACAAATTTGCTAAAAGGTTTTCAATGTCACGTAAATCTAATACAGTACAACCAAATTGATGAGGTTGAATTTAAACGAGTATCTTTAAAAAATCTTCAATTATTTCAATCTAGACTTTCTAATAATGGCATTGCTGTTAGCCTCAGAAAAAGCAGAGGTCTAGACAAAAATGCTGCTTGTGGTCAGTTAAGACAAAATGCAAAAAATAAATGA
- the bioA gene encoding adenosylmethionine--8-amino-7-oxononanoate transaminase has protein sequence MKSLDSKTPNQDWHPNIWPPFTQINNSKPQIEVTRGKDALLFTKDPKKELIDAISSWWVTLHGHSNEYIADAIFDQSKKLEQVIFADFLHPQAKKLAERLSELTKLERLFFSDNGSTAVEVALKIAFQSWQNRGETRTQIVAFDGAYHGDTFGAMALGERNIFNENFDNLMFPVRRVPWPSTWMNDEEVENKENKAIQKLETLLKTPTVAVILEPLVQGAGGMNMVRPQFIKKVSEIIKNNNSLLIADEVLTGFGRCGTLFAFQKAKIIPDLMSISKGLTGGFLPMGITLCKEKIFQSFIDDSPRKTFWHGHSFTANPLGCAAANASLDLLEKEPQKYLSFEEKHLSHLIKFKNLPYIKKVRVSGTIAAFDLDMGNKKGYFNNIGKEIKSLAMEQGLFIRPLGNVIYLLPPLCITDDQLGKSYWIIRHILDNL, from the coding sequence ATGAAATCTTTGGATTCAAAAACTCCAAATCAAGATTGGCACCCAAATATTTGGCCACCTTTTACGCAAATCAATAACAGCAAACCGCAGATAGAAGTAACTCGTGGTAAAGATGCCCTCCTATTTACTAAAGATCCTAAGAAAGAACTAATAGATGCAATTAGTAGTTGGTGGGTAACTCTTCATGGTCATAGTAACGAATATATTGCGGATGCTATTTTTGATCAATCAAAAAAACTTGAGCAAGTTATATTTGCTGATTTCTTACATCCACAGGCAAAAAAATTAGCTGAAAGACTTAGTGAATTAACAAAACTAGAAAGATTATTCTTTTCTGATAACGGTTCTACTGCAGTTGAAGTCGCTTTAAAAATTGCCTTCCAATCATGGCAAAATAGAGGGGAGACAAGAACTCAAATAGTAGCTTTTGATGGGGCATATCATGGCGATACATTTGGCGCAATGGCTTTAGGTGAAAGAAATATTTTTAATGAGAATTTCGATAATCTTATGTTCCCAGTTAGAAGAGTCCCATGGCCTTCAACTTGGATGAACGATGAAGAAGTAGAAAATAAAGAAAATAAGGCGATCCAAAAATTAGAAACTCTTCTTAAAACTCCCACAGTTGCAGTAATCCTTGAGCCACTTGTTCAAGGAGCAGGAGGGATGAATATGGTTAGGCCTCAGTTTATAAAAAAAGTTTCAGAAATTATAAAAAATAATAATTCTTTGTTAATTGCTGATGAAGTATTGACTGGGTTTGGAAGATGTGGAACCCTTTTTGCTTTTCAAAAGGCAAAAATCATTCCTGATTTAATGAGTATTTCAAAAGGTTTAACTGGTGGATTTTTACCGATGGGAATAACTTTATGTAAAGAAAAAATTTTTCAATCCTTTATTGATGATTCCCCAAGAAAAACTTTTTGGCATGGACATAGTTTTACTGCTAATCCTTTAGGTTGTGCTGCAGCAAACGCTAGCCTTGATTTATTAGAAAAAGAACCACAAAAATACCTTTCATTTGAAGAAAAACATTTATCTCATCTAATTAAATTTAAAAACTTACCTTATATAAAGAAGGTTAGGGTATCCGGCACAATAGCTGCCTTCGATTTAGATATGGGAAACAAAAAAGGTTATTTCAATAATATTGGGAAAGAAATTAAGAGTCTTGCAATGGAGCAAGGTTTATTCATTAGGCCCCTTGGGAATGTTATTTACCTCTTGCCGCCTCTCTGTATAACAGATGATCAATTGGGCAAAAGTTACTGGATAATAAGGCATATCTTAGACAATCTTTAG
- a CDS encoding methyltransferase domain-containing protein produces MNSKKWNEKIKNNFNDAAYRYLEHSNIQKFFAKKIVHLIKELNPQKKGEWIDLGSGPGLLADEIERISPQKVSRIDFSKKMLLENKLSRKKILWDLNNDLPSEINNCSLLTSNFCIHWLNNPEKIIKNWFNKLTPGGFLIISYPSKDCFPEWKDTCKEIDIEYSGLNFLCSKELLKDFKSTEIHYSKRFNYLENFEDVYKLFRSIKNVGAQSTNCKRKTVKELKEIQKFWPKNYNNTVNLSWQVEIQIIKKL; encoded by the coding sequence ATGAATAGTAAAAAGTGGAATGAGAAAATAAAAAATAATTTTAATGATGCTGCATATCGGTATTTAGAGCATTCAAATATTCAGAAATTTTTTGCAAAAAAGATTGTTCATCTTATCAAAGAATTAAATCCTCAAAAAAAAGGTGAATGGATAGATCTAGGATCAGGACCAGGACTATTAGCAGATGAAATAGAAAGAATTTCTCCCCAAAAAGTATCCAGAATTGATTTCAGCAAGAAAATGCTTCTTGAGAATAAATTATCTAGAAAAAAAATTTTATGGGATTTGAATAATGATTTACCTTCTGAAATAAATAACTGTTCTCTATTAACATCTAACTTTTGCATACATTGGTTAAACAACCCAGAAAAGATAATAAAAAATTGGTTTAACAAATTAACACCTGGAGGTTTTTTAATCATTTCATATCCATCAAAAGATTGTTTTCCTGAATGGAAAGATACTTGTAAAGAAATTGATATTGAATATAGTGGTCTTAATTTCCTTTGTTCTAAAGAATTATTAAAAGATTTCAAATCAACTGAAATACATTATTCAAAACGGTTTAATTATCTTGAAAATTTTGAAGATGTATATAAACTTTTTAGAAGCATTAAAAATGTAGGAGCACAATCAACAAACTGTAAACGCAAAACAGTGAAAGAGTTAAAGGAAATTCAAAAGTTTTGGCCAAAGAATTACAATAATACAGTGAACCTTTCATGGCAAGTTGAGATTCAAATCATAAAGAAATTATGA
- a CDS encoding aldo/keto reductase, producing MQYRRFGRTNLKIPILSLGGMRFQKSWDQLDFSEISYKEQNKVENILKLANKYGLSHVETAKYYGTSEVQLGMGFQNTKTIPNIIQTKVPPNIDPEIFEKDVLTSIEKLKVNRIDLLAIHGINTDEHLHQSVKDGGCIDILRNFQKQNLIGSIGFSTHGKSSLIEKAISTNLFDYVNLHWYFINQENAKVINLANKYDLGVFIISPTDKGGHLHTPSNKMLELCRPLHPIVFNDLFCLRNNNVHTISVGIAKETDFDLHLEAVSLLSESDKYVPNIINRLRQESINALGLEWHQNWNRNLPSWEYTPGNINIPVLLWLSNLIEWLDMDGFARARYQLLGNGSHWFPGSNSNLLDVDVSEGQLLKVLEGHINPKKVIKKLRNLKEKFGDKNAKRLSRK from the coding sequence ATGCAATATCGTAGATTTGGTAGAACCAATCTGAAGATTCCTATTTTATCTTTGGGTGGCATGAGATTTCAAAAAAGTTGGGATCAATTAGATTTCTCTGAGATTTCTTATAAAGAACAAAACAAAGTAGAGAATATTTTGAAACTGGCTAACAAATATGGCCTTAGTCATGTCGAAACTGCTAAGTATTATGGAACTTCTGAGGTGCAATTAGGAATGGGGTTTCAAAATACTAAAACAATTCCAAATATTATTCAAACAAAGGTCCCACCAAATATTGATCCGGAAATTTTTGAGAAAGATGTTTTGACTAGTATTGAAAAATTGAAAGTTAACAGAATTGACTTGCTTGCAATACATGGGATCAATACTGATGAGCATTTACACCAATCTGTTAAAGATGGAGGTTGTATTGACATTTTAAGAAATTTTCAAAAACAAAATTTAATAGGTTCAATTGGATTTTCGACGCATGGAAAATCTTCGCTAATTGAGAAGGCTATTTCAACAAATTTATTTGATTATGTAAATTTGCACTGGTATTTCATTAATCAGGAAAATGCAAAGGTTATAAATTTAGCAAATAAGTATGATCTTGGGGTTTTTATAATAAGTCCTACTGATAAAGGAGGACATCTTCATACTCCCTCAAACAAAATGTTGGAACTTTGTAGACCACTTCATCCTATAGTTTTTAATGATCTTTTTTGTTTAAGAAATAATAATGTCCATACCATTAGTGTGGGTATCGCAAAAGAGACAGATTTTGATCTTCATTTAGAAGCTGTTTCGTTGTTATCAGAATCCGATAAGTATGTTCCAAATATAATAAATAGATTAAGGCAGGAATCAATTAATGCTTTAGGTCTAGAGTGGCACCAAAATTGGAATAGAAATCTACCGAGTTGGGAATATACTCCTGGTAATATTAATATTCCCGTTTTGCTATGGCTTTCTAATTTAATAGAGTGGTTGGATATGGATGGATTTGCAAGAGCTAGATATCAACTGCTTGGGAATGGCAGTCATTGGTTTCCAGGATCTAATTCTAATTTACTCGATGTGGATGTTTCTGAAGGGCAATTATTGAAAGTATTAGAAGGTCATATAAACCCAAAAAAAGTTATAAAAAAATTGAGAAATTTAAAAGAAAAGTTTGGAGATAAGAATGCTAAAAGATTATCAAGAAAATAA
- a CDS encoding DUF3143 domain-containing protein, which translates to MNPSKKPINQNSLQSLELWLTGLGAVKDINNPSKWYLLLSNWNATIIFEQEDLSVTWESEGQETKRLFSYCINREDVENAILQGP; encoded by the coding sequence GTGAATCCCTCTAAAAAACCTATCAATCAAAATTCACTGCAATCATTGGAATTGTGGCTAACTGGTTTAGGTGCTGTGAAGGATATTAATAATCCATCTAAATGGTATCTGTTACTTTCAAATTGGAATGCAACTATTATTTTTGAACAAGAAGATTTAAGTGTTACATGGGAAAGTGAAGGACAAGAAACTAAAAGACTATTTTCCTACTGCATTAATAGAGAAGATGTGGAAAATGCAATATTGCAGGGACCTTAA